Proteins co-encoded in one Tachysurus fulvidraco isolate hzauxx_2018 chromosome 17, HZAU_PFXX_2.0, whole genome shotgun sequence genomic window:
- the elf1 gene encoding ETS-related transcription factor Elf-1 isoform X4 — protein MQVYSGLEADEVTNGIMVDTMQDEVEENIMVGDVGLSETPVSGGEDNVETIEAAEALLNMESPNNILDEKRMIHTYGALLEPDLSYISLRPEQLSSDCMDVSLDEETSSMDEIPQKSPSKPHRKNKVRKPKIVRPCSPITNPSLPLKKKSKEGKGNTIYLWEFLLALLQDKNTCPKYIKWTQREKGIFKLVDSKAVSKLWGKHKNKPDMNYETMGRALRYYYQRGILAKVEGQRLVYQFKEMPTDLVVIDEDEGQCGDSSHGYSNQRSNCQSRVMSRGASRAQGKGSGYTQTKAVKKEPGASVLYQNAKCKQSEQLLQTVHVLQPNLGAAVPAPTHPLRAINMPATVPMVLTSGSQGGAPVTLQTVPLSSVLANSDPLNGLTRVVTLNSNGHPMVAQQPGTVIATVLKPGEFQNLQLKEEILETQFLQSMVNGNPFCREETDEGSPELGQRTVIVGVAGQSMYQLVNGHSNTEAELASSPSEGLTPVEELEVKSEIAGAKDLLERPQVSVPVQIPTSQFIQPNSTLKCRQIADLKRKIPNRQ, from the exons AGACTCCAGTCTCTGGAGGAGAAGATAATGTAGAGACCATTGAGGCAGCTGAGGCCTTGTTGAATATGGAGTCTCCCAACAACATCCTGGACGAGAAACGTATGA TTCACACCTATGGAGCTCTGCTGGAACCAGACCTGTCCTACATATCTTTGCGGCCAGAGCAACTTTCTTCTGACTGCATGGATGTCTCTCTGGATGAAGAAACTTCTTCTATGGATGAGATCCCTCAAAAGAGTCCATCCAAACCGCATAGGAAAAATAAAG TGCGCAAACCTAAAATCGTGCGCCCTTGTTCCCCTATCACCAATCCTTCTCTccctctgaaaaaaaaaagtaaagaaggaAAAG GTAACACAATTTACCTCTGGGAGTTTTTGCTGGCTTTGCTGCAAGACAAAAACACCTGTCCTAAATACATCAAGTGGACGCAGAGAGAGAAGGGTATCTTTAAACTTGTGGACTCCAAGGCTGTGTCCAAGCTATGGGGAAAGCACAAAAACAAGCCTGATATGAACTATGAGACCATGGGAAGGGCCCTTAG GTATTACTACCAGAGGGGCATTCTGGCCAAAGTTGAAGGTCAGAGGCTTGTGTACCAGTTTAAAGAGATGCCCACTGATCTGGTGGTCATTGATGAAGATGAGGGGCAGTGTGGAGACTCAAGCCATGGTTATAGCAACCAGCGCTCCAACTGCCAGAGTCGTGTCATGAGTCGTGGAGCATCGCGTGCCCAGGGCAAAGGGTCAGGCTACACGCAAACCAAGGCAGTGAAGAAGGAGCCAGGTGCCAGTGTGCTTTACCAGAATGCCAAATGCAAACAAAGTGAACAGTTGCTGCAGACTGTTCATGTACTGCAGCCAAACCTGGGAGCTGCTGTTCCAGCTCCTACACACCCACTGAG AGCCATTAATATGCCTGCCACTGTTCCCATGGTGCTTACTTCTGGATCACAAGGAGGAGCACCAGTCACACTGCAAACGGTGCCTCTATCCTCTGTCCTGGCGAACAGTGACCCTCTGAATGGTCTGACCCGTGTGGTTACACTCAATTCCAATGGGCATCCCATGGTAGCACAGCAGCCTGGTACTGTCATTGCTACTGTGCTGAAGCCTGGAGAGTTTCAGAACCTACAGTTAAAGGAAGAGATCCTTGAGACACAGTTCCTGCAGTCCATGGTCAATGGCAATCCATTCTGTAGGGAGGAAACAGATGAAGGGTCACCTGAGCTTGGCCAAAGGACCGTGATTGTTGGTGTTGCTGGCCAGAGCATGTACCAGCTTGTTAATGGACACTCAAACACAGAGGCAGAGCTGGCAAGCAGCCCAAGTGAGGGTCTAACACCAGTGGAAGAGCTGGAGGTGAAGAGCGAAATTGCTGGAGCTAAAGACTTGCTAGAGCGCCCGCAAGTATCTGTCCCCGTGCAAATACCAACTTCCCAGTTCATCCAG CCAAACAGCACATTGAAGTGTCGACAGATCGctgatttgaaaagaaaaatcccCAACAGACAGTAG